The following proteins are co-located in the Synechococcus sp. UW179A genome:
- a CDS encoding phenylpyruvate tautomerase MIF-related protein, with the protein MPLINLRTSLASVDHRDELLLELSAKLAEQTGKPEDYVMTLLETDVPMTFGGSSAPAALVEIKSIGSLQPPAMTAAFSELITARTGIPADRIYISFDDVPASALGWNGRTFG; encoded by the coding sequence ATGCCTTTGATCAATCTGCGCACATCGCTTGCGTCTGTCGATCATCGCGACGAGCTGCTGCTTGAGCTTTCAGCCAAGCTGGCCGAGCAGACCGGCAAACCTGAGGATTACGTGATGACACTGCTCGAAACCGATGTGCCGATGACCTTCGGCGGCAGCTCCGCTCCCGCCGCTTTGGTTGAGATCAAGTCAATTGGCTCCCTTCAGCCTCCTGCGATGACGGCGGCATTCTCTGAGCTGATTACGGCGCGGACGGGGATTCCTGCTGACAGGATCTACATCAGCTTCGATGATGTTCCAGCAAGTGCCTTGGGTTGGAACGGAAGAACTTTCGGCTGA
- the dcd gene encoding dCTP deaminase, with amino-acid sequence MAVLGRQAILRAIDSGAITITPFLPEHVGPASVDLTLASSFRVFRKVHEVVDVNEHTDYRAFTDKVDIAEGEHILMMPGETILGITEERLRLGPGLCGWLEGRSRFARLGLMVHISAPFMGPGIDSQQVLEMSNFGPAPLAVHPGTAICQFIFQTLDGEESYQGRFAGQNQSSF; translated from the coding sequence ATGGCGGTTCTCGGGCGTCAGGCCATCTTGAGGGCGATTGATAGTGGTGCCATCACAATCACACCCTTCCTTCCTGAGCATGTGGGTCCTGCATCAGTGGACCTCACCCTTGCCAGCAGTTTCCGGGTGTTTCGCAAAGTGCATGAAGTTGTCGATGTGAATGAACACACCGACTACCGCGCGTTCACCGACAAGGTGGACATCGCAGAAGGCGAACACATCCTGATGATGCCAGGCGAAACCATCCTCGGTATTACCGAAGAGCGTCTGAGGCTCGGCCCCGGACTGTGTGGATGGCTGGAGGGCCGCAGCCGCTTTGCTCGTCTTGGATTAATGGTGCACATCAGCGCTCCTTTCATGGGCCCTGGTATTGACAGCCAGCAGGTTCTGGAGATGAGCAATTTCGGCCCGGCTCCGCTCGCGGTTCATCCTGGAACGGCCATCTGTCAGTTCATCTTCCAGACTCTCGATGGCGAAGAAAGTTACCAAGGACGTTTCGCTGGACAAAACCAGAGCAGTTTCTGA